GtaaagctcatttaaaaaaaatatatatatatatattttttttgtccttatttaatattattcaggaaattattttaaagacatGTTTAGCTTTCCCCGAAAAGTGTAAATACATTGGAGCTCCTAAAGTATTGTTCGTTTCGGCAGTCCAACATAACAAAGAGGCGGGGCTATATGTTTTCCCGACCAATAGCAAGGGGGGTGGGGTTtgagaaacctgtttgaaaacgctcattgactacgtttacatggacaacattaatctaattatttaccttatgcAGTTTTGGGTACTTCATTTTTAAGAAAGCGTCAAGCGCAGTTAATTGTTTGTCATGCTATACATGCAAACAGATGACGGCATTGTTGAAGCCATGCTCTTTTgtttgccgtcaaacggttgaccACTACCGTGTGCATCTCTTTTGCAAAATGCGGCGAAAAATCTTACACGATGGTAAAAGTGTGATTACATGTCTGTACCGCACTTCAATAATGTGACTAAAATAGGAGTACTCCACGTTTTAATTCGATTTCTATTTACTTCGAatatgactttagccggattaaggtaatcaaaaatctctgtttacatggtggtagattcttaatcagagtattgtcttaatcgtgcGAAAATCGGATTATTGTTGTCCATATAAACGTACTCATTGTTGTTGCAGTACCATCTGGTGCCACTAGTAGCGCACCAAGTGAAACCCTTCACCTCAAGTGTGTAACAAATCTCAAAATTTCAGAAattgaaaaaggaaaaaaaagcttATCATTTGATGGGTTACTGGACTGACTGCCACTGTCAGTTACATCAGCAGTTGTCAGATGTTGCAACTTTAGCCTTGTGGTAAATCATGCCCATAGTGCAATTCTTTGTTTACCAGTGTCCTAACTCTGTTTATCTCTTGCAGGTTGCAGAGCTGGTGGTAGATAATTGCCGCTCAAGTGATGGTGAGATTGAAGGCCTGACAGATGAGTTTAAGGAACTGGAGTTCCTCAGCATGGTCAACGTGGGTCTCACCTCCCTGGCCAAACTACCCACACTGCCAAAACTGAGGAAGGTCAGTCAAGAGATCAAGCATTCAGTTCAGTACATGCAAAGCAAAGTGCTCTTAAGAAGATCCGTTGTGTTTTAAGTTTAATGTTCTAACCATGCAGAAAACGGATACCCTAACACAGTTTACATATTAATGTGGACACGTTGTATTATTAAAGTGCACAAAAATGGATGGAGAATGCCCAAAGGAAACTTAAGAAGtgtgacattgaaaaatatccATGTTGAATAAGCATAGTAAATTGTCTTATAAGCATGTAAATGGGTATATACATTAATGTCGATTAGTATTACTCAGTACTTGTGTAATTATATTGAAACTGCTCAAATTGGTTTCTGAGAACATTCGTTGCTTTAATTGTCCTGTTAGTATTTGTTTCATCCTTTCCAGTATATGTTAAGTTTATTTTAAGAGCAATTCTCTCTCTATTACAGTTGGAGCTGAGTGATAATAACATCTCAGGGTCACTGGAGACGCTTGCAGAGAAATGCGCCAACCTGACTTACCTTAATTTGAGCGGCAACAAGATCAAAGAACTCAGCACACTGGAAGCCCTGGTAAAAACACTGATACATTTACACTGACACCACTACATATTTCTGAATATTTCTTTCTTAAGTGAAGGTACAGTTAATGCAAAGTCAGATGGTCATTATCctaagtgtcattttttttcaacattggtTGATGTATGGCATGCTCTTCCTCAGCAAAACCTAAAGAATCTGAAAAGTTTGGATCTGTTCAACTGTGAGATCACTACGTTGGAGGACTACAGGGAAAGCATCTTTGAGCTGCTGCCTCAGGTCACATACCTGGACGGCTTTGATGCAGAAGACAATGAAGCTCCAGACTCTGAGGCTGATGATGATGGTAAGAACCATGAATTAAGATTTAGTTTGATTATGCGGTCAAATCCTTTTTTGGTGCACATAATTATGATCCTCATCCAATGGATACATgggtaattgtaaaaaaaatgtacatatgGTGCAAAGTAAATGACTTAAAA
This portion of the Onychostoma macrolepis isolate SWU-2019 chromosome 19, ASM1243209v1, whole genome shotgun sequence genome encodes:
- the anp32e gene encoding acidic leucine-rich nuclear phosphoprotein 32 family member E isoform X2, whose amino-acid sequence is MVNVGLTSLAKLPTLPKLRKLELSDNNISGSLETLAEKCANLTYLNLSGNKIKELSTLEALQNLKNLKSLDLFNCEITTLEDYRESIFELLPQVTYLDGFDAEDNEAPDSEADDDDDDEDGEEGAGQLGEYEEEEDEEEGSEGGEVGLSYLMKEDIQDEEDDGDYVEEEEEEEEGEEEEAEVRGEKRKRDAEDEGEDDDEDDD
- the anp32e gene encoding acidic leucine-rich nuclear phosphoprotein 32 family member E isoform X1; protein product: MEMKKRISLELRNRTPAEVAELVVDNCRSSDGEIEGLTDEFKELEFLSMVNVGLTSLAKLPTLPKLRKLELSDNNISGSLETLAEKCANLTYLNLSGNKIKELSTLEALQNLKNLKSLDLFNCEITTLEDYRESIFELLPQVTYLDGFDAEDNEAPDSEADDDDDDEDGEEGAGQLGEYEEEEDEEEGSEGGEVGLSYLMKEDIQDEEDDGDYVEEEEEEEEGEEEEAEVRGEKRKRDAEDEGEDDDEDDD